In Synechococcus sp. PCC 6312, the sequence GAAACACCACTTGCTCCGGTTCAGGTTGCTTCGGTTCAAAGTTTGGGGCGGCGGCAACTCGCCATCAATCCAAAGCTGATATGGACGGATGAATGTCATCATGCTACGAGCCAAACCTATCTAAGTGCCTATGAACGCTGGCCGGATGCCTATCATTTAGGCGTGACAGCGACACCGCAACGGCTTGACGGGAAAGGGTTAGACCGTGTTTTTGATGTTCTCATCCCAGGCCCATCAGTCCGTAGTCTCATTGATGATGGCTATCTTAGTGAGTACAAACTATTTGCGGCCCATAACCAGATTGATACCAGTGGTGTCCGGTCAAAAGGCGGTGACTTTCAACTGGGTCAACTCTCACGGGCGGCGATGAGTGCCGATATTCTCGGTGAAATTTACTCGGCCTGGTCAGACTATGCCCCAGGTAAGCGCACCGTTTGTTTTTGCGTGAATGTAGAGCATAGCCAGGCCATTTGTGCCATCTATCAACAGCAAGGCATCGTAGCAGCCCATTTGGATGGAACAACACCCACTCAGGAACGACGGGCCACTCTCCAAGCCTTTGCCAATGGCGAGATTACGGTATTGACCAACTGCGGCATTATTAGCGAGGGCCTGGATATTCCGGGCATTGAGGCAGTTCAGATTCTGCGCCCCACTAAATCCGTTAGTCTCTATCTTCAACAGATCGGCCGGGCATTACGGACTGCTTCCGGTAAAGACTATGCAATCATCCTTGACCATACAAAAAACTGGATTACCCATGGCCTGCCCGATGAAGAACGGCAATGGTCACTTGATGGAGCCGTGAAGCGTCAAGCCCGCAAGTTAGAACGGATTGCATCGGGTGAAGTCCGAGAGGTGCGAGAGATTGTCCATCATCGTGAGGCAACCTTGACCGAGATTAAACGGGGTGCAGTAAATCCGTCACTGATAGCCAGACTTCAAGACCTGTTTGCCATTCAGAAAAGCCGAGGCTATAAAGCGGCGTGGGTGGCCTACAAGTTTTTGGAGATGAACCCCGGACTGGAGGAATTGAAACTCTTAGCTCGGCATCTTGGGTATAGTCCGGGCTGGGCCTGGCATAAGTGGCAAGAGTTACAGCAAGCCCAGGCCAGTTAACTATCTGGGGAAATTCGCCAGATGCAAAGCCGGGACACGATAGACCGTTTCACCATTGGCCTGGGCCTGTTCTGCTAAAACTTTGTTTTGTTCATCTACCCAAGCATCCCCTGTAGGGATAATTACAGTAGAACCATCAGGAATCTTCTCAATTTCTTCGGGATGGTCGAGTAAAAATTCTAAAAAGTCAA encodes:
- a CDS encoding DEAD/DEAH box helicase, yielding MKLRDYQIKLVQQCFQAWRNGYKSPLLQLPTGGGKTLLASTIANEFIRSDCQVLALVHREELLLQAAAKLHEVCGVEVGLVKAGYAETPLAPVQVASVQSLGRRQLAINPKLIWTDECHHATSQTYLSAYERWPDAYHLGVTATPQRLDGKGLDRVFDVLIPGPSVRSLIDDGYLSEYKLFAAHNQIDTSGVRSKGGDFQLGQLSRAAMSADILGEIYSAWSDYAPGKRTVCFCVNVEHSQAICAIYQQQGIVAAHLDGTTPTQERRATLQAFANGEITVLTNCGIISEGLDIPGIEAVQILRPTKSVSLYLQQIGRALRTASGKDYAIILDHTKNWITHGLPDEERQWSLDGAVKRQARKLERIASGEVREVREIVHHREATLTEIKRGAVNPSLIARLQDLFAIQKSRGYKAAWVAYKFLEMNPGLEELKLLARHLGYSPGWAWHKWQELQQAQAS